A window of the Vibrio fluvialis genome harbors these coding sequences:
- the fliO gene encoding flagellar biosynthetic protein FliO, with amino-acid sequence MNKFIGLALVSTPALAVENSQLDLATTFGSLLFVIALILFMAWLLKRMRVPAFGHQKGLNVVRQLPVGTKERVMIVQAGEEQFLIGVTSQSIQLISKLETPLKQEELESTPFSNQLAQLLKKHDKKTSE; translated from the coding sequence ATGAATAAGTTCATAGGCTTAGCTCTGGTTTCCACGCCAGCGTTGGCGGTGGAAAATTCACAGTTGGACTTAGCGACCACATTCGGGTCGCTTTTGTTCGTTATTGCGCTCATCCTTTTTATGGCCTGGTTACTCAAGCGGATGCGAGTTCCGGCCTTTGGTCATCAAAAGGGATTGAACGTGGTTCGTCAGTTACCAGTTGGCACCAAAGAACGCGTTATGATCGTTCAGGCCGGAGAAGAACAATTTCTGATTGGTGTGACCTCGCAGTCCATTCAACTTATCTCAAAACTGGAAACGCCACTCAAGCAGGAGGAGCTGGAGTCAACGCCTTTCTCAAATCAATTGGCTCAGCTACTGAAAAAGCATGATAAAAAAACGTCTGAGTAA
- the fliP gene encoding flagellar type III secretion system pore protein FliP (The bacterial flagellar biogenesis protein FliP forms a type III secretion system (T3SS)-type pore required for flagellar assembly.) translates to MWLSALLFAPLASAQQELETPIPATAASAENMTVSAMEKEQGNSRTMALGSSSGGGGIPAFTMTTNPNGGQDYSVNLQILALMTMLGFLPAMVILMTSFTRIVVVMSILRQAMGLQQTPSNQVIIGIAIFLTFFIMSPVLNKINDQAIQPYLNEQISARQAFDLAQEPMKAFMLKQTRVKDLETFVNISGSDVKNPEDVSMAVLIPAFITSELKTAFQIGFMLFLPFLIIDLVVASVLMAMGMMMLSPMIVSLPFKLMLFVLVDGWNLILSTLAGSFAM, encoded by the coding sequence ATGTGGCTGAGCGCGCTGCTGTTTGCGCCGCTGGCCAGTGCGCAGCAGGAACTGGAAACGCCGATCCCGGCTACCGCCGCCAGTGCAGAAAACATGACGGTCTCTGCGATGGAAAAAGAGCAGGGTAATTCACGCACCATGGCATTGGGGAGCAGCAGTGGCGGAGGCGGTATTCCGGCCTTTACCATGACCACCAACCCAAATGGCGGCCAAGACTATTCGGTAAACCTGCAAATTCTCGCGTTGATGACCATGCTGGGCTTCCTGCCGGCCATGGTCATTCTGATGACGTCGTTTACCCGCATTGTGGTGGTGATGTCGATTCTGCGTCAGGCGATGGGTTTGCAGCAGACGCCATCCAACCAGGTTATTATCGGTATCGCGATATTCCTGACCTTTTTCATTATGTCGCCAGTGCTGAATAAGATTAATGATCAGGCGATTCAGCCGTATCTCAATGAGCAGATCTCTGCTCGTCAGGCCTTTGACCTTGCTCAGGAACCAATGAAAGCGTTCATGCTTAAGCAGACGCGAGTGAAAGATCTCGAGACGTTCGTTAACATTTCCGGTTCTGATGTGAAGAACCCGGAAGATGTTTCGATGGCGGTCCTGATTCCGGCCTTCATTACGTCGGAGCTGAAAACGGCGTTCCAGATTGGTTTTATGTTGTTCCTGCCGTTTTTGATTATCGACCTGGTGGTTGCCTCGGTGTTGATGGCGATGGGTATGATGATGCTCTCGCCGATGATTGTCTCATTGCCATTTAAGCTGATGCTGTTTGTGCTGGTGGATGGATGGAACCTCATCCTTTCGACCCTGGCCGGCAGTTTTGCCATGTAG
- the fliQ gene encoding flagellar biosynthesis protein FliQ, with product MTPEVFVELFRNALWMVLIMVCAIIVPSLLIGLVVAVFQAATSINEQTLSFLPRLIVTLLALMLFAHWMTQMMMEFFFSMVERIPQVLY from the coding sequence ATGACCCCTGAAGTCTTTGTTGAACTGTTCCGTAATGCACTGTGGATGGTGCTGATCATGGTGTGTGCCATTATCGTTCCAAGCTTGTTGATTGGTTTGGTGGTGGCGGTGTTTCAGGCGGCAACTTCAATCAACGAACAGACGCTGAGCTTTCTGCCACGTCTGATTGTCACACTGTTGGCGCTCATGCTGTTTGCCCACTGGATGACGCAGATGATGATGGAATTCTTCTTCTCCATGGTCGAGCGTATACCTCAGGTGCTGTATTAG